The sequence TTTTTACAAGCGCTTGAATAGATTTAAAGTAAAGTTTGGCATCGGTAGGAAAGGCGATAGCTTTAGGCATTACGGTTGTATCGGCAATGACTTTTTTAAGGCTTTTTTTTTCACTGCGCCTGTCAGAACAGCTGCTGCAATCGTCCCTTGTAAAATCTTGCTAAGTCCAGCTTCACCCAATCTAGATCTCCATCTAATTAAAGAAGTAGGATGAATAGGCAGCGCATGATGCCAAAATTCATACCCACAAAAGTATTGCCAATAAGGATTTTCTACCCATTGATGCACCACATTTACATCCGAAAGCCCATACATATGCTGCAAGATAAAGAGCCCTACAACTAGCCTTACAGGCTTAGCTGGCTGCCCTATCTTTTCTACAAACAGCTTATCAAACTCTTCTTCCAGCTGCTTCCATTCAATCAATTTGGATAGCTGGATAAGAGGATGATCTAGATTGAGTTCATCGCTAAAGCGAGATTTAAAAAGACGGCTTTGTTGGTTATCTAGCTTGATTGGTTTCATAGTCAACTTTGCAAGAAATTAAGAGCTTTATAATGATTTAGGCGTAAACAAAGCATAGCGATTTGGGAGAAAAAACGCTCTCAAAATATGCTTAAGCATGAAATATCCTTTAAATCATGTCAAACTAAATAGATGCAGCCCTTGCCATGGATGAAAGAGGAAAAGAACTATGCTTCTACGTTTTTTGAGCAACCCTTTATACAATCGTAGGCTTTATAGATGCATCTTTTTAAATAGAGAAGTAACTTCCAAAGCATTGGATAGGCAGGCTTCATAAGCCCGCCACTTTTTATCCTTTGGCTTTCTTCTCATTTTTTTTTTTTAATCTTTTTAACCCTTTTCCCCTAATCACTTGCAGTTTCGCCATGGATGTATTCTATTTCTCTCTGTAAAACTGGGATAAAAAATTTTAATATGCTTTACTTTATTGACGTAGGAAATTTCGATGAGCTTTTTCCCACGAGTAAAATACTTTTGTTTGGCTCTCTACATCGTAACGTACTTGGATGCTAATATAAGGGTAAGGATGGCGATTATCAAAGTTACGCCCCTCCTTTTTTTTGAAAAGCTTTACAAACACTTCTTTATTCATCCAGGGCAATGTAGAGACATTAGTATCTTGCTTTTCATAACGGCTAAACTCTTGAAAATCTTTTAGCCCTTTATATTTAGGTGTTTCTAAATAATAGCCGTGAATAAGCTTAATAATTTCTTCCGGTTTGTTTTCCCATCCTTGGATATAAAAAGAGACCTCTGCGCCGATCATATGCTTAGATGATTGGTTTTCTATAGAATCATCTACATAGATATTATGCTGAGGGCAGCGATGCCCTGAGGTAATCACAATTTTTCTACCCGATTTATGCTGAAGGTAATTAAGTAAATTAATTAGAATGGGGTAGACAAATTCTTTATCGTGATGTAAAGGCAAACTATGGCGTTCTGCTCCTCCACAGTCAAAAAAACGTAAGGTCTCTTGCTTGCGATGAACGACATGCGGAGGGTTTAGGCTACTGCCTTTACAACGAAAATACTCTTTAGTGATAGAATCAAAAGAATGATTTTCCCAGGAATATAGAATGGGAGCTGATTGAGTAGCGGGCTCTGGTTTAAAAAGATATTCGTTGTGGCGGCGATAGATATATTCTCCTATAGCATTTTGCAGCCGTGCACGTTCACTTTCTGCTTCCTCAGAAAAAAAACAGCTGCTAAGAAGAAAGGCCAGAAGGAAAGTTGAAATAATAGAAAAGTAGCGCATATGAATAAATTAACTAAAATTGGAATCATTAGCTTATGCAATGGATAGATGATTATCAACTCTTTCTTTTTGATTTCGATGGTTTATTAGTTAATACCGAAGAAATTCATTTCAGAGCTTATCAGTACATGTGTAAGAAATATGGATTTAATCTTGATTGGAGCTTTACACGCTATTGCCAGGCGGCTCATTATCATGCTGAGGGATTAAAAGAGGAAATTTATCGTGAGCTGCCTGCCCTCTATGAAGTAGAACCTAACTGGGATGTTCTGTATGCTTGTAAAAAGGAAAAAGTCATCAAACTTTTACGTCATAACATCCAGCTTATGCCGGGAGTGCAGGAACTTCTAGAGGCCTTAGATAAGGCTAATATCAAACGTTGCGTGGTGACTCATTCTCCTCAGGAGCTTGTAGATACTGTTCGTTGTCAGCTTCCTATTCTCAATACCATCCCCTATTGGTTTACCCGCGAACTTTACACTCATCCTAAACCTCATCCAGAAAGCTACCTTACTGCCATCAAACAACTTGCCGATCCCCAAGATAATATTATTGGTTTTGAAGATACCCCAAGGGGTATTAAGGCTCTTTTGCAAACCTCTGCGCAGCCGGTGCTCGTTTCAAAAGCTGCTTATGATAACCTCCCTTCAAATGTGATTCGTGTTGTCGACTTTAATGTCTTAAATAATTCGCAAAAGCTAGAAAGTCTAAGGCTCTAGCCTAATACTTTTGCATGCTCGCATTTTTTACTGATATTCACCTTTTCTCTTAAAAATATTTAATAAATTCTTTGCTTCTATCGAACGGCTAGGTAGTAACCATTTTCTTTTGAGTAAAAATATTAGCCTTTCCCAATTAATCCTTCTAAGGCCCATCCATCCATTCTTTTAATGCCTCTAGCAAGGTATCTAAAGGCTCATCTTCTTGCCATTTACCTAACCATCGATAAAGCCGCAAAGCTTGATCTTCAATTCAGTCCTCTAGGAGAATTCCAGCAAGGTGACCCTATAATCAAAATTCAAAATAAGCTGTTATAGGTTTTTTCCCAGGTAATATGAGGCTTTCCCTTTAAATTTCTTGAGGAATTTTATGGTACAAGTGGTGGCAAGATTCTCCCTTGAATATCTATAAATCCTTCAAAGCTTCCTCGCCTATAACTTCTCCTCCTTAAAAAAATATATCTCCCTCATTTAAATTTTCAATAATTAACTAAATTTTATTATCTATTATTTATATTAATGTTTATTTTTTAATGTTTTTTTATTATATTTAGTTTTTTTATTAAATTATTTTTTAAATTTAAATTGTTGATAAATAACAAGCTATATTTTGTTTTATAAATTTTATTTTTGTTTAAAACTATTGTTTTTGATTATATTATTTTAATTTTATATAATTAAAATATAGTTAAAGTAGAAAATCATTTGTTAATGATCGTTAATTTAAAAGAAAGGAGTATGTAATGTCACCTTTAAAAAAAACATTATCTGGTGGCGTGGGACAGCATAATGCTCTGTTCCATACTTGTAAGGCTATAACTAAAAGTACTTCAGAAGTTCATCGCATCATGTTGCGCACAACTATTCTTCATTCTAGGTCTTACTCTATCCATCGTCTCTCCCTCCCCATAGCTACTCGTCGCCCTATCATTCAAGAGAGGGGTAAGGAGAGACTTAGTAGCGATTCTAAGGTGCAATGGGCTGCTCATTTTCATCAGCTTACAAAAAGCTCCCGCCAACCGACGCAGAGTGTAAAAGAGAGGTTACCTGTTGTCATTGCCATAAAAAAAGCTTTAAAAGTTCATGGGGCTTGTATTGTACAGGGTGCGCCCGGAACCGGTAAATCTGAGCAAATTCGCTTAGCGGTTAAAGACCCTACAACCTTTGATCTAAAAAAGGGATTTCTTACCTCTTATTTCGAATTGCACAAAAGCACTGACCAAGAGCAAGAACATCTATGGTGCGAGGGTTATTATAAGCTAAAAGGCCATGAATTAAAATGGTTGCAGGATAATTATGAAAGTATCAAAAAAGGCCTATTAGAATCTTCCTCTGATACTATTCTTTTAGATGAGTTTGACCTCGTTAACACTGCTTCCTTAGAAGGAGAGGCCTTAGAAATAGCCGAGCTAATAGCAAATTTAGCACAAGAATTACGGAAGGAAGGAAAAAAAGTGGTTTTAGTCTTGCACGAGCAAGGAATAAATTCTCCCTCTTTTCTTGAAAGCCTTAATGAACAAGGCATAATTAAGGGTTCAGGTGCCATTGTTCAGACAGATTTTATACCTGAAGAAGATCAAAAAGCTATTTTAGAGCTAATGAAGCTTCCAACAGAAGAAAAATTAAAGGCTTTAAGATATGTACAAGGGACGCCAGGAGCTTATGTTAAATTTTTACAAAGGTTAGAACAAGGCAAGCCAGTAGAACAGAAGTATAAAGATTTTCTCATAGAGGCTCACTCAAGTATAATAAATAATTTAGCGGTCCTTGAGAAAATTTATCCCGAAATTTACACAACATTGCTAGCTATTTCCTCATCTTCTCTTCAGCAAAGGATCCGAGAATTAAATGAAATACCTGCTGATAAAAAACAAGAGCTATTGAAAACTAGAATGGTAGGAAATGCAGATGGTAAGCTGGTCTTACCCTCTCTAGTCTGCGATGTGCTACAAGATCAAGTCATCAGAAAGGATATGCAGATCCTTCAGTTTAATAGGAAGACCTTAAAACTTTTAGAAGAAGAACAGCTAACTGATAAGGTGGCTCAAAACTTGCGTATGGCGGCCCATCATGCGGATAAATATGCAGGAAGTCACTCTTTACTTTCATTGGAAGGCGTACACGGGGTGATCCCTGATAAAGCTTCACTGATAAGGGAAGCTTGGAGGGTCCAAAAAGAAATAATTGCCCGTAAGATAAATCTGGAAAAAGACTATCAGACTGAAAGAAGTTCTTCTGCCCATCTTTCCTGGATAAATGATGCTTCTACTATTGCAGAATTGCACGATAGTGCTTTAGAAGTGAAAAGCGAGTTTTTAGAAATGGTAGCAGCTACTTGCCAGGAAAGTGGCGTTCACTCTTTTCATGGAGATGCAAACCAATTTCTTATTAAAACCCAGGTAAGTATGACTAGGAAAGCTAGCATATGG comes from Neochlamydia sp. AcF84 and encodes:
- a CDS encoding transposase — translated: MKPIKLDNQQSRLFKSRFSDELNLDHPLIQLSKLIEWKQLEEEFDKLFVEKIGQPAKPVRLVVGLFILQHMYGLSDVNVVHQWVENPYWQYFCGYEFWHHALPIHPTSLIRWRSRLGEAGLSKILQGTIAAAVLTGAVKKKALKKSLPIQP
- a CDS encoding D-Ala-D-Ala carboxypeptidase family metallohydrolase, producing the protein MRYFSIISTFLLAFLLSSCFFSEEAESERARLQNAIGEYIYRRHNEYLFKPEPATQSAPILYSWENHSFDSITKEYFRCKGSSLNPPHVVHRKQETLRFFDCGGAERHSLPLHHDKEFVYPILINLLNYLQHKSGRKIVITSGHRCPQHNIYVDDSIENQSSKHMIGAEVSFYIQGWENKPEEIIKLIHGYYLETPKYKGLKDFQEFSRYEKQDTNVSTLPWMNKEVFVKLFKKKEGRNFDNRHPYPYISIQVRYDVESQTKVFYSWEKAHRNFLRQ
- a CDS encoding HAD family phosphatase, with amino-acid sequence MQWIDDYQLFLFDFDGLLVNTEEIHFRAYQYMCKKYGFNLDWSFTRYCQAAHYHAEGLKEEIYRELPALYEVEPNWDVLYACKKEKVIKLLRHNIQLMPGVQELLEALDKANIKRCVVTHSPQELVDTVRCQLPILNTIPYWFTRELYTHPKPHPESYLTAIKQLADPQDNIIGFEDTPRGIKALLQTSAQPVLVSKAAYDNLPSNVIRVVDFNVLNNSQKLESLRL